A region of Pseudomonadota bacterium DNA encodes the following proteins:
- a CDS encoding polysaccharide pyruvyl transferase family protein, whose protein sequence is MVALLDRVSRALDPDRGLQLAMSGLIEAQGTRYALGTDRAAWCPGQPLKLLLAGYVGTRNTGADVRVEEMIRQFRRILGDDQVELTLLTVDPALSAGYFRAVRQVQLPTVFPKFLYDECPRHHGVVACEGSMFKSKFATALSTMMAGALGLAAVEGKLSVGYGAEAGEMVEGLREFVRRQCKNSFVICRNEPSRRVLEALGIRTAGGTDTAWTFEPSARERGANLLEKAGWDGRSELLAICPINPFMWPTKPDVMKFLALRFAGQYREQHYKSIYFHHDSPEARLQLDAYLGAIAAAVGVFAKERGVVPVLVGMERLDRKACALLRERLGFRAPMFVSDEYDMYDLVSVLRNCSLMVTSRYHAMVTSMPGLVASAGITMDERIHNLLHDRGHPELLLRTGEEGLGEKLIETLRRLDRERARYREEIARFVPTQLRLMGQMGMAFCDEVSRVYPDFELPARTRAWPDYLPSLGSSMSGLLEQWG, encoded by the coding sequence ATGGTCGCGCTGCTAGATCGGGTTTCCAGGGCGCTCGACCCCGACCGGGGGCTCCAGCTGGCGATGTCGGGGCTGATCGAGGCTCAGGGCACGAGATACGCGCTCGGTACCGATCGGGCGGCATGGTGCCCGGGACAGCCCCTGAAACTCTTGCTGGCCGGATACGTGGGGACACGCAACACGGGAGCGGACGTGCGCGTGGAGGAGATGATCCGCCAGTTCCGCCGCATCCTGGGTGATGACCAGGTCGAGCTGACCCTGCTGACGGTCGACCCGGCGCTGTCGGCCGGCTACTTCCGGGCGGTGCGGCAGGTGCAGCTGCCCACCGTGTTTCCGAAATTCCTCTACGACGAGTGCCCGAGACATCACGGCGTGGTGGCGTGCGAAGGCTCGATGTTCAAGTCCAAGTTCGCTACAGCGCTATCGACGATGATGGCGGGCGCCCTGGGATTGGCGGCCGTGGAAGGCAAGCTGAGCGTGGGCTACGGCGCAGAGGCGGGGGAGATGGTCGAAGGACTGCGCGAGTTCGTACGGCGCCAATGCAAGAACAGCTTCGTGATTTGCCGCAACGAGCCGTCGCGCCGGGTCCTGGAGGCGCTCGGCATCCGGACTGCGGGCGGCACCGACACGGCGTGGACGTTCGAGCCGTCTGCGCGAGAACGCGGGGCAAACCTGCTCGAGAAGGCCGGCTGGGACGGTCGCAGCGAGCTGCTCGCGATCTGTCCCATCAATCCGTTCATGTGGCCGACCAAACCGGATGTCATGAAGTTTCTGGCCCTTCGTTTTGCAGGCCAATACCGAGAGCAGCACTACAAGTCCATCTATTTCCATCACGATTCCCCTGAGGCGCGCCTGCAGCTCGATGCATACCTCGGCGCGATCGCCGCCGCAGTGGGTGTTTTTGCGAAGGAGCGTGGCGTTGTTCCAGTCCTGGTGGGCATGGAACGCCTGGACCGCAAAGCCTGTGCGCTCCTCAGAGAGCGGCTCGGGTTTCGAGCGCCCATGTTCGTGAGCGACGAATACGATATGTACGACCTCGTCAGCGTGTTGAGGAACTGCTCGCTGATGGTGACTTCGCGCTACCACGCCATGGTCACGTCGATGCCTGGGCTGGTGGCCTCGGCGGGCATCACGATGGACGAACGGATCCACAATCTCCTGCACGATCGTGGTCACCCGGAGCTGCTGCTACGAACCGGCGAGGAGGGCCTGGGGGAGAAGCTGATCGAAACGCTGCGGCGGCTGGATCGGGAGCGCGCGCGCTATCGGGAGGAGATCGCCCGCTTCGTTCCAACGCAGCTGCGGCTCATGGGACAGATGGGCATGGCGTTTTGCGACGAGGTTTCCCGGGTCTACCCGGACTTCGAGCTGCCCGCACGCACGCGCGCGTGGCCGGATTACCTGCCCTCCCTGGGTAGCAGCATGAGCGGCCTATTGGAGCAGTGGGGATGA